In the Ostrinia nubilalis chromosome 15, ilOstNubi1.1, whole genome shotgun sequence genome, one interval contains:
- the LOC135078936 gene encoding probable ATP-dependent RNA helicase DDX46 isoform X2, protein MVRSGRDRDRDRERSRRSHSRSATPERKRRRSRSRSRDRSSKSSKRKRSRSRDRESKRDRDSHRDRKSDKRDDKRNGTSSKSSRKKSPDKDRSKSREKAVKNEPVEYDIGSADKEEEQSRLEQEMQKRRDRIERWRAERKRKELESAKKEVQKGSIVSNIQVPAVKKWSLEDDSGDEGEDGESKEKQAAEEKKEIEDEIDPLDAYMQEVQQEVRKVNQMDQAKGIISVPTTGGTGIVILTGTAKKKVTEQKNKGELIEQNQDGLEYSSEEETEDIKDAAANLASKQRKELAKVDHASLQYMPFRKAFYTEVNELSRMTSDEVEAYRTELEGIRVKGKGCPKPIRTWAHCGISKKELDILKKLGFEKPTPIQAQAIPAIMSGRDLIGIAKTGSGKTLAFILPMFRHVLDQPPLEDTDGPISLIMTPTRELCMQIGKDIKKFAKSLGLRVVCVYGGTGISEQIAELKRGAEMIVCTPGRMIDMLAANSGRVTNLRRVTYIVLDEADRMFDMGFEPQVMKIIDNVRPDRQTVMFSATFPRQMEALARRILQKPIEIQVGGRSVVCKEVEQHVAILEEDAKFFKLLELLGLYSQMGSIIVFVDKQENADSLLKDLMKASYSCMSLHGGIDQFDRDSTIVDFKSGKVKLLVATSVAARGLDVKQLVLVVNYDCPNHYEDYVHRCGRTGRAGNKGFAWTFLTPEQGRYAGDVLRAFELAGVTPPVELRQLWEKYKDAQEKDGKKVHTGGGFSGKGFKFDESEAQAATEKKKYQKAALGLQDSDDEDVEGDLDQQIEVMLAAKKIVKEIKPGVGAPGLPAGAAAPSGADGKLELARRLASRINLAKGLGAEQKGATQQAAEAILKGAPSAHTLITAKTVAEQLAAKLNTRLNYQPRDESASEPAEEVFRKYETELEINDFPQQARWRVTSKEALALISEYSEAGITVRGTYVPPGKQPPEGERKLYLAIESSQELAVAKAKSEITRLIKEELLKLQTSAHHMVNKARYKVL, encoded by the exons aTGGTTAGGAGTGG GCGTGACCGCGACCGAGATCGCGAACGTAGTAGACGCTCTCATAGCAGATCAGCAACTCCAGAGCGAAAACGGAGACGATCCCGCTCCAGGAGTCGTGACAGGAGCTCCAAGTCTTCTAAGAGGAAGCGTAGTCGCAGCAGAGACCGTGAATCTAAGAGAGATAGAGACAGTCACAGGGATCGTAAGAG TGACAAGCGGGATGACAAACGGAATGGAACCAGTAGTAAGTCGTCCAGGAAAAAGTCCCCAGACAAAGACAGGTCTAAGTCGAGAGAGAAGGCAGTCAAAAATGAACCTGTGGAATATGACATTGGTTCTGCTGATAAG gaAGAAGAACAGAGCAGACTGGAACAGGAGATGCAAAAGCGTCGCGACCGCATCGAGAGATGGCGCGCTGAGCGCAAACGCAAAGAACTGGAGTCCGCTAAAAAGGAGGTGCAGAAAGGCAGCATCGTTTCAAACATTCAAGTGCCCGCTGTTAAGAAATGGTCTTTAGAGGATGACTCTGGGGACGAAG GTGAAGATGGTGAATCCAAAGAGAAACAAGCTGCTGAAGAAAAGAAAGAGATAGAAGACGAAATTGATCCTCTAGATGCGTATATGCAAGAAGTGCAACAG GAGGTGCGTAAAGTTAACCAGATGGATCAAGCGAAAGGTATAATCAGTGTACCTACAACAGGTGGCactggaattgtcattctcactggAACTGCTAAGAAAAAGGTCACAGAACAGAAGAACAAAG GGGAGCTGATAGAACAGAACCAAGACGGTCTGGAGTATTCCTCAGAGGAAGAAACGGAGGATATAAAGGATGCAGCAGCGAACCTCGCATCCAAACAGAGGAAGGAGCTGGCTAAGGTGGACCATGCCAGTCTGCAATACATGCCTTTTAGGAAGGCATTCTACACAGAG GTCAACGAACTATCAAGGATGACGTCAGACGAAGTGGAGGCGTATCGAACAGAACTGGAAGGCATCCGAGTGAAGGGCAAGGGCTGCCCCAAGCCCATCAGGACTTGGGCCCACTGCGGCATCAGCAAAAAGGAGCTGGATATACTGAAGAAGCTGGGCTTTGAGAAACCTACGCCTATACAGGCTCAGGCTATACCTGCGATTATGTCTGGAAG GGACCTAATAGGCATAGCAAAAACAGGCTCAGGCAAGACCCTTGCCTTCATCCTGCCTATGTTCAGACATGTCCTGGACCAGCCTCCTTTAGAGGACACAGACGGGCCTATATCCCTCATCATGACGCCTACGAGGGAACTGTGCATGCAGATTGGGAAGGATATAAAGAAGTTTGCGAAGTCCTTGGGCCTGAGGGTCGTGTGCGTTTATGGTGGCACGGGCATATCGGAACAG ATAGCAGAATTAAAACGCGGTGCAGAAATGATAGTATGCACTCCAGGCCGCATGATAGACATGTTGGCGGCCAACTCGGGACGAGTGACCAACCTTCGACGCGTCACATACATTGTATTGGACGAAGCCGATCGAATGTTTGACATGGGATTTGAGCCACAG GTAATGAAGATCATAGACAACGTGCGGCCGGATCGGCAGACGGTGATGTTTAGCGCTACCTTCCCGCGGCAGATGGAGGCACTGGCGCGGCGGATACTGCAGAAACCTATTGAGATACAG GTCGGCGGCAGAAGCGTAGTGTGCAAAGAAGTGGAGCAACACGTGGCCATTCTAGAAGAAGACGCGAAGTTCTTCAAACTTCTGGAACTTCTGGGCCTGTACAGCCAAATGGGCAGCATTATAGTCTTCGTGGATAAGCAGGAGAATGCCGACAGTCTTCTCAAGGACCTGATGAAGGCGTCTTACTCCTGCATGAGCCTGCATGGAG GGATTGATCAATTCGACAGGGACTCCACCATCGTTGACTTCAAATCGGGCAAGGTGAAGCTGCTTGTCGCTACCAGTGTAGCTGCGAGAGGCCTCGACGTCAAACAGCTGGTGTTGGTCGTTAACTACGACTGCCCGAACCACTACGAGGATTATGTGCATAG ATGCGGCAGGACCGGCCGGGCAGGCAACAAGGGCTTCGCCTGGACATTCCTAACGCCAGAACAAGGGCGTTACGCGGGCGACGTGTTAAGGGCGTTCGAACTCGCCGGGGTCACCCCGCCCGTCGAACTACGCCAGTTGTGGGAGAAGTATAAGGATGCTCAAGAAAAGGATGGGAAGAAGGTGCACACTGGTGGAGGGTTTAGTGGCAAAG GATTCAAATTCGACGAGTCCGAAGCCCAAGCGGCTACAGAGAAGAAGAAATACCAGAAGGCGGCCCTCGGGCTCCAAGACTCGGATGATGAAGACGTTGAGGGTGATCTGGACCAACAGATCGAGGTGATGCTCGCCGCCAAGAAGATCGTCAAGGAAATTAAG CCCGGCGTGGGCGCTCCCGGCTTACCAGCAGGCGCAGCAGCGCCTAGCGGAGCCGACGGGAAACTAGAACTGGCTCGAAGACTCGCGTCACGTATCAACCTGGCCAAAGGGCTAGGCGCCGAGCAGAAGGGCGCCACGCAACAAGCCGCCGAGGCTATACTGAAGGGCGCGCCGTCAGCACACACGCTTATCACT GCGAAGACCGTAGCCGAGCAATTGGCTGCTAAACTCAACACGCGTCTCAACTACCAGCCGCGCGACGAGAGCGCGTCCGAACCGGCTGAAGAAGTGTTCCGCAAGTACGAGACCGAGCTCGAGATCAACGACTTCCCTCAGCAGGCCCGCTGGAGGGTCACCAGCAAG GAGGCGTTGGCGCTTATAAGCGAGTACAGCGAAGCTGGTATAACCGTCAGGGGTACATACGTGCCCCCGGGCAAACAGCCGCCCGAAGGCGAACGCAAACTGTACCTCGCCATAGAGAGCTCCCAGGAACTAGCCGTGGCGAAAGCCAAGTCGGAGATCACGCGGCTCATAAAGGAGGAGCTCCTAAAACTGCAGACCTCCGCCCACCACATGGTCAACAAGGCTAGATATAAGGTCCTTTAA
- the LOC135078936 gene encoding probable ATP-dependent RNA helicase DDX46 isoform X1, translating to MVRSGRDRDRDRERSRRSHSRSATPERKRRRSRSRSRDRSSKSSKRKRSRSRDRESKRDRDSHRDRKSDKRDDKRNGTSSKSSRKKSPDKDRSKSREKAVKNEPVEYDIGSADKEEEQSRLEQEMQKRRDRIERWRAERKRKELESAKKEVQKGSIVSNIQVPAVKKWSLEDDSGDEDGESKEKQAAEEKKEIEDEIDPLDAYMQEVQQEVRKVNQMDQAKGIISVPTTGGTGIVILTGTAKKKVTEQKNKGELIEQNQDGLEYSSEEETEDIKDAAANLASKQRKELAKVDHASLQYMPFRKAFYTEVNELSRMTSDEVEAYRTELEGIRVKGKGCPKPIRTWAHCGISKKELDILKKLGFEKPTPIQAQAIPAIMSGRDLIGIAKTGSGKTLAFILPMFRHVLDQPPLEDTDGPISLIMTPTRELCMQIGKDIKKFAKSLGLRVVCVYGGTGISEQIAELKRGAEMIVCTPGRMIDMLAANSGRVTNLRRVTYIVLDEADRMFDMGFEPQVMKIIDNVRPDRQTVMFSATFPRQMEALARRILQKPIEIQVGGRSVVCKEVEQHVAILEEDAKFFKLLELLGLYSQMGSIIVFVDKQENADSLLKDLMKASYSCMSLHGGIDQFDRDSTIVDFKSGKVKLLVATSVAARGLDVKQLVLVVNYDCPNHYEDYVHRCGRTGRAGNKGFAWTFLTPEQGRYAGDVLRAFELAGVTPPVELRQLWEKYKDAQEKDGKKVHTGGGFSGKGFKFDESEAQAATEKKKYQKAALGLQDSDDEDVEGDLDQQIEVMLAAKKIVKEIKPGVGAPGLPAGAAAPSGADGKLELARRLASRINLAKGLGAEQKGATQQAAEAILKGAPSAHTLITVSRHLGRVSDF from the exons aTGGTTAGGAGTGG GCGTGACCGCGACCGAGATCGCGAACGTAGTAGACGCTCTCATAGCAGATCAGCAACTCCAGAGCGAAAACGGAGACGATCCCGCTCCAGGAGTCGTGACAGGAGCTCCAAGTCTTCTAAGAGGAAGCGTAGTCGCAGCAGAGACCGTGAATCTAAGAGAGATAGAGACAGTCACAGGGATCGTAAGAG TGACAAGCGGGATGACAAACGGAATGGAACCAGTAGTAAGTCGTCCAGGAAAAAGTCCCCAGACAAAGACAGGTCTAAGTCGAGAGAGAAGGCAGTCAAAAATGAACCTGTGGAATATGACATTGGTTCTGCTGATAAG gaAGAAGAACAGAGCAGACTGGAACAGGAGATGCAAAAGCGTCGCGACCGCATCGAGAGATGGCGCGCTGAGCGCAAACGCAAAGAACTGGAGTCCGCTAAAAAGGAGGTGCAGAAAGGCAGCATCGTTTCAAACATTCAAGTGCCCGCTGTTAAGAAATGGTCTTTAGAGGATGACTCTGGGGACGAAG ATGGTGAATCCAAAGAGAAACAAGCTGCTGAAGAAAAGAAAGAGATAGAAGACGAAATTGATCCTCTAGATGCGTATATGCAAGAAGTGCAACAG GAGGTGCGTAAAGTTAACCAGATGGATCAAGCGAAAGGTATAATCAGTGTACCTACAACAGGTGGCactggaattgtcattctcactggAACTGCTAAGAAAAAGGTCACAGAACAGAAGAACAAAG GGGAGCTGATAGAACAGAACCAAGACGGTCTGGAGTATTCCTCAGAGGAAGAAACGGAGGATATAAAGGATGCAGCAGCGAACCTCGCATCCAAACAGAGGAAGGAGCTGGCTAAGGTGGACCATGCCAGTCTGCAATACATGCCTTTTAGGAAGGCATTCTACACAGAG GTCAACGAACTATCAAGGATGACGTCAGACGAAGTGGAGGCGTATCGAACAGAACTGGAAGGCATCCGAGTGAAGGGCAAGGGCTGCCCCAAGCCCATCAGGACTTGGGCCCACTGCGGCATCAGCAAAAAGGAGCTGGATATACTGAAGAAGCTGGGCTTTGAGAAACCTACGCCTATACAGGCTCAGGCTATACCTGCGATTATGTCTGGAAG GGACCTAATAGGCATAGCAAAAACAGGCTCAGGCAAGACCCTTGCCTTCATCCTGCCTATGTTCAGACATGTCCTGGACCAGCCTCCTTTAGAGGACACAGACGGGCCTATATCCCTCATCATGACGCCTACGAGGGAACTGTGCATGCAGATTGGGAAGGATATAAAGAAGTTTGCGAAGTCCTTGGGCCTGAGGGTCGTGTGCGTTTATGGTGGCACGGGCATATCGGAACAG ATAGCAGAATTAAAACGCGGTGCAGAAATGATAGTATGCACTCCAGGCCGCATGATAGACATGTTGGCGGCCAACTCGGGACGAGTGACCAACCTTCGACGCGTCACATACATTGTATTGGACGAAGCCGATCGAATGTTTGACATGGGATTTGAGCCACAG GTAATGAAGATCATAGACAACGTGCGGCCGGATCGGCAGACGGTGATGTTTAGCGCTACCTTCCCGCGGCAGATGGAGGCACTGGCGCGGCGGATACTGCAGAAACCTATTGAGATACAG GTCGGCGGCAGAAGCGTAGTGTGCAAAGAAGTGGAGCAACACGTGGCCATTCTAGAAGAAGACGCGAAGTTCTTCAAACTTCTGGAACTTCTGGGCCTGTACAGCCAAATGGGCAGCATTATAGTCTTCGTGGATAAGCAGGAGAATGCCGACAGTCTTCTCAAGGACCTGATGAAGGCGTCTTACTCCTGCATGAGCCTGCATGGAG GGATTGATCAATTCGACAGGGACTCCACCATCGTTGACTTCAAATCGGGCAAGGTGAAGCTGCTTGTCGCTACCAGTGTAGCTGCGAGAGGCCTCGACGTCAAACAGCTGGTGTTGGTCGTTAACTACGACTGCCCGAACCACTACGAGGATTATGTGCATAG ATGCGGCAGGACCGGCCGGGCAGGCAACAAGGGCTTCGCCTGGACATTCCTAACGCCAGAACAAGGGCGTTACGCGGGCGACGTGTTAAGGGCGTTCGAACTCGCCGGGGTCACCCCGCCCGTCGAACTACGCCAGTTGTGGGAGAAGTATAAGGATGCTCAAGAAAAGGATGGGAAGAAGGTGCACACTGGTGGAGGGTTTAGTGGCAAAG GATTCAAATTCGACGAGTCCGAAGCCCAAGCGGCTACAGAGAAGAAGAAATACCAGAAGGCGGCCCTCGGGCTCCAAGACTCGGATGATGAAGACGTTGAGGGTGATCTGGACCAACAGATCGAGGTGATGCTCGCCGCCAAGAAGATCGTCAAGGAAATTAAG CCCGGCGTGGGCGCTCCCGGCTTACCAGCAGGCGCAGCAGCGCCTAGCGGAGCCGACGGGAAACTAGAACTGGCTCGAAGACTCGCGTCACGTATCAACCTGGCCAAAGGGCTAGGCGCCGAGCAGAAGGGCGCCACGCAACAAGCCGCCGAGGCTATACTGAAGGGCGCGCCGTCAGCACACACGCTTATCACTGTGAGTAGACATTTAGGCCGTGTAAGCGACTTCTAG
- the LOC135078503 gene encoding U6 snRNA-associated Sm-like protein LSm3 produces MADDGENVSVMTVKEPLDLIRLSLDERIYVKMRNERELRGKLHAYDQHLNMVLGDAEETITTVEIDEETYEEVYRTTKRNIPMLFVRGDGVILVSPPVRVGL; encoded by the exons ATGGCAGATGATGGAGAAaat GTTTCTGTTATGACAGTGAAGGAGCCCCTAGATTTAATTCGACTCAGTTTAGATGAACGGATCTATGTGAAAATGAGAAATGAACGTGAACTTAGAGGCAAGCTTCAT GCATATGATCAACATTTGAACATGGTTCTCGGTGATGCAGAAGAAACCATAACAACGGTGGAAATCGATGAGGAGACCTACGAAGAAGTATACAGGACTACTAAGAGAAACATTCCCATGTTGTTTGTGAGAGGTGACGGTGTAATTTTAGTGTCACCACCTGTCAGAGTTGGACTTTAA